AGACCGTTCTCGTCGATGGCGACTGCGGGACGGCGGCCCTCGGCGTTGTTGGCAACGTAGCGCTCCGCCGACGCGTCCGACATGCCGTACGCAATGCCAACGCTCCAGTCGGGGTCCAGCAGGACCGCGAAGGGCAGACCCTCCTTCTCGATCCACGCCCGGGCGCTTTCGGCGTCCTTGTCGTTCATGCCGTAGACCACGATGTTCTTGTCTGCCAGTTTGGCGGCGTTCTCCCGGTACCCGAGAGCCATCCGCGTTCAGTTCCCGCCCCCGGAGCTGGTGTAGAAGTAGAGCACCGCCTTCTTCCCCCGCAGGTCGCCGAGCGATACGGTGTTGTCATAACAGTCCTTGAGGGTGAAGTCCGGGGCGGGACTGCCGATTTCCAGTTGTGCCATGTGCACCTCCTTGAGGTTGCTCCCCCTAACCAAGCAGGGCGGCCCGGTTAGCCGAGCAGGGAGACGATGATGTTGCCCATCTCCACCGTGCCGACGACGTTGTCGCCCGGCGCCGCGATGTCGCCCGAGCGGTAGCCGTCGGCGAGGGCACGGCTGACCGCATCCTCGACCAGC
This genomic stretch from Chloroflexota bacterium harbors:
- a CDS encoding redoxin domain-containing protein; this encodes MAQLEIGSPAPDFTLKDCYDNTVSLGDLRGKKAVLYFYTSSGGGNUTRMALGYRENAAKLADKNIVVYGMNDKDAESARAWIEKEGLPFAVLLDPDWSVGIAYGMSDASAERYVANNAEGRRPAVAIDENGLIAAWEPDMNTVEQIDELIARL